Proteins co-encoded in one Thermomicrobiales bacterium genomic window:
- the hisC gene encoding histidinol-phosphate transaminase, with product MTVPPAQRSHIRPGIRSLSPYEPIESPQDLAKRLGMPLDHIVKLDANENPYGCSLRVQEALAEFDRYNVYPDAQARRTRERVATYAGVSADNIILSNGSDELLDMILLTTLEVGGEVIVPEPTYGLYCARVELFGGHIVQVPRTESFDLDIDAILAAVSDRTSLIVIANPNNPTGNLATTQQIVRLLHTGALVVVDEAYFEFCGKTIMPLTGEFDNLIVLRTFSTWAGLAGLRFGYGVLPQHISEQIWKVRLQHNVNIAALIAAEVSLDDVDYLYTTIERIRAERGRLIRQLRRQDLLAPCPSQANFLLCRVTRGDAHDIHLRLADRGVMIRSYRDPVLSGYLRISVGRPDDTTRLITALKNISTRI from the coding sequence ATGACCGTGCCACCCGCCCAGCGCTCTCACATCCGCCCAGGGATCAGGAGCCTCAGCCCCTACGAACCGATCGAATCACCTCAGGACCTCGCCAAACGGCTCGGGATGCCGCTCGATCACATCGTCAAGCTTGATGCGAACGAGAACCCGTACGGCTGCTCATTACGCGTGCAGGAGGCGCTGGCGGAATTCGATCGCTACAACGTCTACCCCGACGCGCAGGCCCGCCGCACTCGCGAACGAGTCGCGACCTACGCAGGTGTCTCCGCCGACAATATCATCCTCAGCAACGGGTCGGATGAGCTGCTCGACATGATCCTGCTGACGACGCTGGAGGTCGGCGGCGAGGTAATCGTGCCAGAGCCGACGTATGGCCTGTATTGCGCTCGAGTCGAGCTTTTCGGCGGGCATATCGTCCAGGTTCCGCGGACAGAATCGTTCGACCTCGATATCGATGCGATACTGGCCGCAGTGTCCGACCGGACCAGCCTGATCGTGATCGCGAATCCGAATAACCCGACCGGCAATCTCGCTACGACGCAGCAGATCGTCCGGCTTCTCCACACCGGCGCGCTCGTCGTCGTTGATGAAGCGTACTTCGAGTTTTGCGGCAAGACGATCATGCCGTTGACCGGCGAGTTCGACAATCTGATTGTCCTGAGGACCTTCTCGACATGGGCCGGGTTGGCCGGGTTAAGGTTCGGCTATGGCGTCTTGCCGCAGCACATCAGCGAGCAGATCTGGAAGGTGCGGCTGCAGCACAACGTCAATATCGCCGCGCTCATCGCCGCTGAGGTGTCGCTCGATGATGTCGACTACCTCTACACAACGATCGAACGTATCCGCGCCGAACGAGGACGATTGATCCGCCAACTGCGTCGGCAAGACCTGCTAGCGCCGTGCCCAAGCCAGGCCAACTTCCTGCTGTGTCGCGTCACTCGGGGCGACGCGCACGACATCCATCTGCGGCTTGCTGACCGCGGGGTAATGATTCGGTCCTATCGCGACCCCGTGCTGAGTGGCTATCTGCGTATCAGCGTCGGCCGGCCAGACGACACTACTCGACTGATCACTGCGCTCAAGAACATCAGCACCCGCATCTGA
- the rph gene encoding ribonuclease PH, whose protein sequence is MSAGRPRVGRDNDELRPVQIQASVARHAEGSASISFGETVIWCTASIEDRVPAFLEGKRQGWVTAEYAMLPRSTTTRISWDRSLNSGRSQEISRLIGRSLRAGVDLRRLGERTITIDCVVQQADGGTRTAAITGGFVALALACRRLVVTRQLQASPITMPIAAVSVGIVGGDIRVDLDYGEDARAAVDCNVVMNAAGELIEIQGSAEGRPFTRAQTDQMLDVAGVAIQKLVGLQRSALDVDGGSTQLA, encoded by the coding sequence ATGAGCGCAGGCAGGCCGAGGGTTGGACGCGACAATGACGAGCTTCGACCGGTGCAGATACAGGCCAGTGTTGCGCGGCATGCTGAGGGCTCGGCATCGATCTCCTTCGGCGAAACGGTGATCTGGTGCACCGCGTCGATCGAGGATCGAGTGCCGGCTTTCCTGGAGGGCAAGCGCCAGGGGTGGGTGACCGCGGAATACGCGATGTTGCCCCGCTCGACGACAACGCGGATCTCGTGGGACCGGTCGTTGAATTCAGGACGTAGCCAGGAGATCTCGCGGCTGATCGGGCGGTCACTCCGCGCAGGGGTCGATCTGCGCCGACTGGGCGAACGAACAATCACGATCGATTGTGTCGTCCAGCAGGCAGACGGTGGGACTCGAACGGCGGCGATTACCGGTGGGTTCGTGGCACTGGCGCTGGCTTGTCGACGGCTGGTCGTGACGCGACAGCTTCAGGCGAGTCCGATCACGATGCCGATCGCGGCAGTGAGCGTCGGGATCGTCGGCGGGGACATCCGTGTGGATCTCGACTACGGCGAGGATGCTCGGGCGGCGGTCGACTGTAACGTCGTGATGAACGCTGCCGGCGAGCTGATCGAGATTCAGGGCTCAGCCGAGGGACGGCCGTTCACCCGTGCTCAAACCGATCAGATGCTCGACGTGGCCGGCGTCGCGATTCAGAAGCTGGTCGGGCTCCAGCGTTCGGCGCTCGACGTAGATGGTGGCTCGACGCAGTTGGCTTGA
- a CDS encoding replication-associated recombination protein A encodes MSSTMDLFEANRLAQLRQRGPLAARMRPRTLDEFVGQQAVLGPGSVLRRAIERDRLSSIILWGPPGVGKTTLAQLIATQTRAHFIAVSAVSSGVADLRAAVRDAANRLGMNGQRTLLFIDEIHRFNKAQQDAILPYVEDGTVILVGATTENPSFEVNAPLLSRSRVVVLTSLTDSDIREIVRRALSDPVQGLGEEGLTIAEDALDTLVNMANGDARFALNTLEMASVAVDPPAMAITRQLVLDAAQRRAAIYDRAGESHFDTISALHKSIRDSDADASIYWLARMLESGEDALYLARRLVRVASEDVGLADPQALVLAMAAQQAVHFIGMPEGALALAEVTVYLALAPKSNSLYRAYGAAREDVAGTRNDPVPLHLRNAVTGLMRGLGYGKGYEYAHDLAAGVSAQGHLPENLAGREYYHPTDRGFEARLAQRKASILSLVEERREQER; translated from the coding sequence ATGAGTTCGACGATGGATCTCTTTGAGGCGAACCGGTTGGCCCAACTTCGCCAGCGAGGTCCGCTCGCGGCGCGGATGCGCCCGCGGACGCTGGATGAGTTCGTCGGCCAACAGGCAGTGCTGGGGCCGGGCAGTGTGCTTCGTCGGGCGATTGAGCGCGACCGGCTGTCGTCGATCATCCTTTGGGGGCCTCCCGGCGTCGGGAAGACAACACTGGCCCAGTTGATCGCCACTCAGACACGCGCGCACTTCATCGCGGTGTCGGCAGTGTCGTCCGGAGTTGCGGACTTGCGGGCGGCGGTGCGGGACGCAGCCAACAGGCTGGGGATGAACGGTCAGCGGACGCTGCTGTTCATTGACGAGATTCACCGGTTCAACAAGGCCCAGCAAGATGCGATCTTGCCCTATGTTGAGGATGGCACTGTCATCCTGGTCGGGGCGACGACCGAAAACCCCTCATTCGAGGTGAACGCGCCATTGCTCTCGCGATCGCGTGTCGTCGTGCTTACGTCACTGACCGACAGCGATATCCGCGAGATCGTGCGGCGAGCGCTCTCTGATCCGGTGCAGGGGCTTGGTGAGGAGGGATTGACGATCGCGGAGGATGCCCTCGACACCCTCGTGAACATGGCGAACGGGGACGCGCGCTTCGCATTGAACACGCTCGAGATGGCCAGTGTCGCGGTCGATCCACCCGCGATGGCGATCACCAGGCAGTTGGTGCTCGATGCCGCCCAGCGACGGGCTGCGATCTACGACCGCGCCGGAGAATCACATTTCGACACAATCTCGGCACTGCACAAGTCGATCCGCGACTCCGACGCTGACGCGTCGATCTACTGGCTGGCTCGGATGCTCGAGAGCGGTGAGGACGCGCTCTATCTGGCGCGGCGGCTCGTGCGAGTGGCGAGCGAAGACGTCGGACTTGCAGACCCACAGGCGCTCGTGCTGGCAATGGCGGCCCAGCAGGCGGTCCACTTCATCGGCATGCCGGAAGGAGCGCTCGCCCTGGCTGAAGTCACCGTCTACCTCGCGCTGGCGCCGAAGAGCAATTCACTGTATCGCGCGTACGGAGCTGCGCGAGAGGATGTCGCCGGGACGCGGAACGACCCGGTGCCACTCCACCTGCGTAACGCGGTGACCGGTCTGATGCGGGGTCTGGGCTACGGCAAGGGGTATGAGTACGCGCACGATCTCGCAGCCGGTGTTTCGGCACAGGGGCACTTGCCGGAGAATCTGGCAGGACGAGAATACTACCACCCGACAGATCGTGGCTTCGAGGCGCGGCTGGCGCAACGAAAGGCCAGCATCCTGTCGCTGGTCGAGGAACGACGGGAGCAGGAGCGATGA
- a CDS encoding L-threonylcarbamoyladenylate synthase — protein MVTETDKSGSAPDAPLDDQIGRAIEALRHGGVVAIPTDTVYGLAASLARPDALSRIYAIKGRSGNKALPILISDMSQLARLAKRASPAALALAHAFWPGALTIVLPASDTVPAEVTRGVPTVGLRMPANDVALEVIRAAGGALAVTSANRSGEPEARTAAAVIERLGGRIAFVVDGGRSGEAPASTVVDASEASIRILRVGAISPEQIHSALAEAGFDHA, from the coding sequence GTGGTCACGGAAACCGACAAATCGGGAAGCGCGCCGGACGCGCCGCTGGACGATCAGATCGGCCGGGCGATCGAGGCGCTCCGCCACGGTGGCGTCGTCGCGATTCCAACCGACACCGTATACGGCCTGGCAGCCTCGCTCGCCCGTCCTGACGCACTTTCTCGAATCTACGCCATCAAGGGCAGGTCTGGCAACAAGGCGCTGCCGATCCTTATCTCTGACATGAGCCAGCTTGCCCGGCTCGCGAAGCGGGCGTCGCCGGCCGCGCTTGCGTTGGCTCATGCCTTCTGGCCGGGCGCGTTGACCATCGTGCTTCCCGCCTCGGATACCGTGCCAGCCGAGGTGACACGTGGAGTGCCGACTGTTGGGCTTCGGATGCCGGCCAACGACGTTGCGCTGGAAGTGATCCGCGCGGCCGGCGGCGCGCTGGCGGTTACGAGCGCGAACCGCTCGGGTGAACCGGAGGCGCGGACGGCGGCTGCGGTGATCGAACGACTCGGAGGACGGATCGCTTTCGTGGTTGATGGTGGTCGATCCGGGGAAGCGCCTGCGTCGACTGTGGTGGATGCGTCTGAAGCCAGCATTCGAATCCTTCGCGTTGGCGCGATTAGCCCCGAGCAGATTCATTCGGCACTCGCTGAGGCAGGATTCGATCATGCGTGA